TGTGTGCCCCTTCTCTCTCTGATCTAATCCAACGCGTTGATGAGGGCGGCGGCGGGGGGGTTCGGGGAGCCGAGGGTGGCGGCGATCGTCCTGGCGGACGTGGCCAAGGAGGACTTCCCCGTCATCACGTCAACGCCGCCTTCGAGGCGTCCCCCCTCCCCTGGCGAGGCGGCGCATCGGCCCACAGGCCGGCGCCCACGGACACCACATGACCGAGGCGAACCTGCGCTCGACATGTTCCGTGAGGTCACCGTCGTCGACGAGGTCACCGTCATCAAGGACAGGACCACCAATGTCCCCCAAGGTGCGGATCTGCCTAGGCCCTGGATCTAGGCTCGCAACCCTCCCTCCCCTGTGACCACTCTCGCTCGATTCGCCACAATGCCTGCCACGCAGTTCCCTCGCTCGCGTCGTGAGCTCGACTTCTCGCTCCCGTGGACAGAGGCACATGCGCAGCAGTTGCGGCAATCTTGAGGCCGTTGAATGCAGAGGATGAGCAGGCGCAGCAAATGCAGCTACCTTGAGGCCGTTGAATGCAGAGGCGGAGGATGTCCATAGGAGCATATGTGGAGGACTCTGAGTTGAGTTAAGTGTCGACTGAcccaggcggcggcggcacgtAGAGACCATCACTAGAAGCTCCTGATTTTTAATTCATTTATTCTGTTTCAACTAATTGTCTTCCGTCCCAAATTGTACCATTGTTCTACTTGATTTTTGCATTGTTCTATAGGCTTTGTATTGCCCGTTCCACTATGGATATGAATTGTTCCCCTTTCTTGACTAAAATTGCCCCATCCAATCATGATGCTTCTCCAATTTGAAGTGTGGACAGGCTATGCCCTGCCTAGGAGGATACAACAGAGTGAGAACAAACACACACTTGATCCGTTCCGAGCGCCGGAGTACAAACTACACTGATGCTTATGTGTTCTATACATGGAGACATCCATGCTCCTAAGGTGTTTGATGGATTGCCGGCACCAGGAAGCCAGTAATGGAAGTATCACAACCACATAACTGTTGTTGTGAGTTGGAGAAGAGTGCTCTCATCACGATAGGCTAGCAGATATTCTCTGAACCTGGAACTCCTAATGCAGAATTGGAGTACTCTAGAGGTACCTTCAATTCCCAGTGCTATTTTTTTACTTATATATTATCCCTGTTAGTTAGGCCATGAAGTGAACTTGTGGGATATCACATCTTGTAGTAGGACATGGTCTGCTAAATCTGTAAACACCCATTGACTTATTTAATTTCTCTCGGATACTAATATAGAAGAAACTTTCATCATTTATTAAATGGTTTTCTTTCTTTGTTTCATCTGAAGCTCCGAGCAAATAGCCTGGTATATTCACTCGACCTTGGTTCACTGCTGGAACCTTCTTGTGCAAGGATGACCATCGTGAAATTGTGGGCTGCACAAATAATCTTCAGGTAACGTGAACTGATTCCTGTATCTCTTGCTATGGCAAGAAAAAACTCCCAACAGATTGAACATATTTTTTTATCAAAAAATAAATTATCATGTGCCTGAACTGCAAGGATGCTAATTTCTGCTTCTAAGATCATGTGTGTTGGTGAGAATGCACGGTATTTTTCAAATTGTGTATCTAATATGCCAGGCTATGAACTTGACCTTACTTGGTTACATTGCTGGTAGGTATGATAACATATCACATCAAATGGAGTATGATTGCATGAGCTGGCAATATTTGAAAATATCAAAGGATATGGAACTGTTAGAACGTGAGACAGATCTGTGCAGAGAATGTGGTCAAGGGGTAGATATCTTCCGTGCAAAGTCTATCCAAGGTCATTTCATCATCCAGGTAGTTTTGCAAGCCCTTGGGATTAATTACAAGCCTTGGAATGTTCGTTTTGCTTATTTGTTCGTGAAGTGGAATTTTGATTGTCACGTGCGGAGTAAAATCTAAAACACCGTCGAGGTTACCGGTCAGTCAGGCTACACATGTAAATTCTCGATGTTTGCCAAACTATTTTTGTTGTTTGTAAAAAAAAATGGAAGGTTGTGTATGGATCCACAATATTCTGATATCATTTTTGTCATGCAAGTAATCTTTATTTGGTATCAGGTTGTCATCGGAATCATGTTTTTTTTATTCTATCTAATATTATAATATGTGATCGATGATTTTTCAAAATCACCAAAGCATATACACCATTTTAGTTGTTTAATTGTGTTATCCTAAATATTACCATAACATTAGCATGGACAATATACTAGTCCTATAGAACACACAACACCTACGTTGGATATGCTCCCATGGCCGCAGGCCCATGAGCAGGCTAGTGGGCTGGAAGCGTGCTCTATCATTTGCCCGTCACAATTCACAAGGTAACAGATAAGATTGGTTTGTTATTTTATTTTCAGGAGGACAATAATGAGATGAATACGTTTTCTGCTGTTATTATTATAGCCACAAGGAGCAAGCAACAGCACTGTCTTCGCATTAGGTTGGGCTCACTTGGCAGACAGCACGTTGATCCAATCCAGCCCAAATACACGTGTGTTCTGCTTCCTGAACCTCTGCATCTTGGCTTGAATTGCTTCTTCATCATGTTCTGGCGCTACATCACCATCAGCTGGGCTAACAGAACTGGTGCCAAACACCGCCTGTCAGGTGTGGTGTTCAGTTAGGATAACTTCCCTCATCGGAGCGTAGGTGTTCCTTCCTAGGAATCCCAAATCTGAACCATGTTCATCCAGTGCTTTGTTCAGTTGCCATAGTGTCATGTGGGACCGACAGTACAGCCGCCGGCTTCGGACACGAGGTGCAGCCAGGGCAGCCCCCAAGGGTGCGCATGGCCTGGAAGAACCCAATGAGGCTTAGGCGGCTGGAGGGGCTGCAGTCTTTAAGGCAATTAAGTAGAAGTTGAGGAGATTAAGAAATTAATTAGCCAGCCAGCAGTTAATGGCTAGCGCAAGTAGCAGTGGAGCTGAGCTCCTATATGTACCCCCTATGCTCGTTGAatgaaggaaagaaaagaagtTATTCCcaaatctccctctctctctgttaTTCTTAATCTCACCCCCTGCTGTGGTAGTCAGGCAAAAACCCTGGCACCTCCATTACCTGGTTCGAGTTATGAACTGAGAAGCCAAGGGCCTCCAATTCTAGGCGCCCAGGTCCTTGACAACTTGGTATCGGCTAGCCGGCGCTCCAGTGCACCACTATGCTGGAACAGGGGCTTATCCAGCGCAGCACATCGGCGTCCTCCTCCCCGGTCTTGCTGGTCAAGAAGGCCGATGGGACGTGGCGCTTCTACGTCGACTACCGGGCCCTCAACGCTATTACAGTCAAGGACGCCTACCCCATTCCGATGGTCGACGAGCTCTTGGATGAGCTATACGGCGCCCGGTTCTTCACCAAGTTAGACCTCCGCTCCGACTATCATCGGGTTCGCATGAACCCAGCCGACGTGAAGAAGACGGCGTTCAGAACCCACGATGGGCTCTATGAGTTCCTCGTCATGCCGTTCGGGCTATGCAACGCCCCAGCAACATTCCAATCACTGATGAATGACGTTCTCTGCCCCTTCCTGCGCCACTTCGTCCTCGTCTTCTTCGACGACATACTAATCTACAGAGCATCCTTGGCTGAACACCTTCGCCATGTGCGTGCTGTCCTCACCGTGCTGCATCAACACCGGCTGTTCGTCAAAAGGTCCAAGTGTGCCTTCGGTGTTGACTCCATCGCGTATCTAGGGCACATGATTTCAGCACAGGGGGTGGCCATGGACCCTGATAAAGTCCAGGCCGTCGCTGACTGGCCGTAGCCCCGCTCGGCGCGCGCGGTCCGAGGTTTCCTTGGGCTTGCGGggtactaccgcaagttcgtcaAGGATTTTGGCGCCACCGTAGCCCCCCTGACGGCCCTACTAAAGAAGGAGGGGTTCACCTAGAATGAGGCAGCGGGCGCAACCTTCGTCGCCCTCAAGACGGCCATCACCACGGCACCGGTACTGGCCCTGCCCGACTTCGTGTAGCCATTCATCGTTGAGTGCGACGCTTCGACGCATGGCTTTGGGGCCGTTCTCCTCCAAGACCAGCACCCCATCGCCTTCTTCAGACGCCCTACTGCCCCTCAACATCAATCCTTGGCGGCATATGAGCGGGAGCTGATTGGATTGGTGCTGGCCATCCGCCACTGGAGGCCGTATCTTTGGGGCCGCCGCTTTCTAGTACGTACTGACCATTTTAGCCTCAAGTTTCTTTTGGATCAGAGACTGGCCACCATTCCCCAGCACCATTGGGTGGGCAAGCTGCTGGGTTTCGACTTCTCCGTGGAATACAAGGCCGGCAGCACCAATACGGTAGCTGATGCCCTGTCCCGCCGTGACACGGAGGAGGCAGCTATCTTGGTGCTTtcgggtagggatgaaaatggtacggatatttttcgaccgtattcgaaaccgaatccgtttagaggggttgagatctgtccgtatccgagtctggatatccaacatctgataccgtatccgtatccgaatactcaaatcgcatatttatgatgtcgatatccaattgtatcatatccgacatagttgacactatccgtattcgaatcctaatccggacagaaatatgaaaacaaatgtaatatcgatgatatccgtccgtatccgatctgttttcatccctactctcgGGACAGCACTTTGACTTCATCGAGCGCCTGCGACAAGCTAATGTTCAGGACCCCGCGCTGGTCGCCATCAAGGAGGAGATCACTTCCTCCCGGCGTGCGGCTCCCTTGTCCCTCGTCGATGGGCTGGTCGCGTTCCAGGGGCGCCTCTACATCCCGCCTGGCGCCCCCCTCCTCCAGGAACTCCTCGCTGCCATTCACGATGACGGCCACGAAGGAGTCCAACGCACACTCCAGCGCCTCCGCTGTGACTTCCACTCGCCGAACATACGTGCCGTGGTCCAGGACTATGTGCACGCGTGCGCCACTTGTCAGCGCTACAAGTCCGAGCACCTACACCCAGCATGCCTTCTTCTTCCCCTGCCGGTGCCAACAGCAATATGGGCAGACACCGGGATGGATTTCATCGAAGCTTTGCCGCGTGTGGGAGGCAAATCCGTCATCCTCACCATTGTTGATCGGTTCAGCAAATACTGCCACTTCATTCCGCTGGCCCATCCTTACTCAGCGGAGTCCGTGGCGCAGGCTTTCTTCTCTGACATCGTGCGCCTGCACTGTATTCCGCAATCCATCGTCTCGGATAGGGACCCGGTGTTCACATCCATTTTCTGGAAAGAGCTGCTGCGCCTCGCCAGAGTCAAGCTCCACATGACGACGGCGTTCCACCCGTAGTCTGATGGCCAGACAGAGGCAGCCAACAAGGTGATCGTCATGTATTTGCGCTGCCTGACTGGCGATCGCCCCCATCAGTGGTTGCGATGGCTGCCATGGGCAGAATACATCTACAACACCGCCTTTCAGTCCGCGCTCAAGACCACGCCATTCCAGCTCGTCTACGGCCGTGAGCCACCCTCCATCCGCTCCTATGAGCCTGGCGAAACTAGGGTGGCTGCGGTGGCCAAGACCATGGCGGAACGCGATGAGATGCTGACTGATGCCCGGGCCCGGCTGGAGCAAGCTCAGGACGTCTACAAGCGGTTCTACAACAAGCATCACCGCGACGTTCATTACagcgtgggtgattgggtctaGCTTCGTCTCCGCCATCGTGCCCCGGCCTCCCTCCACGGCATCACCAAAGGGAAGCTGCAGCCCCGGTACTATGGGCCGTACCGCATCTCTGCCATCATCAACGACGTCGCCTACCGCCTCGAGCTCCCTCCCCACGCCCGGCTGCACGATGTCTTACACATCAGGCTCCTGAAGAAGTTCGTGGGCACTCCCCcggccaccccccccccccccggctctGCCTCCTATGCATCATGGCGCCACACAGCCGGTTCCAGAACGCGCCTCACGCACCAGGCTGGCCCGAGGCGTCCGCCAAGTCCTGATACATTGGCAAGGCGAGCCCTCAACCTCCGCTACCTGGGAGGACATTGACAGCTTCACCGAGCGTTACCCaagcttccagctcgaggacgagctgctcgtcgaggggggagagatgtcatgtggggccgacAGTACAGCCGCCGGCCTCGGACACGAGGTGCAGCCAAGGCAGCCCCCAAGGGTGCGCATGGCCTGGAAGAACCCAAGGAGGCTTAGGCGGCTGGAGGGGCTACAGTCTTTAAGGCAATTAAGTAGAAGTTGAGGAGATTAAGGAATTAATTAGCCAGCTAGCAGTTAATGGCTGGCGCAAGTAGCAGTGGAGCTGAGCTCCTATATGTACCCCCTGTACTCGTTGAATGAAGGAAAGATAAGAAGTTATTCCcaaatctccctctctctctctctgtgattCTTAATCTCACCCCCTGCTGTGGTAGACAGGCAAAAACCCTGGCACCTCCATTACCTGGTTCGAGTTATGAACTGAGAAGCCAAGGGCCTCCAACTCTAGGCGCCCAGGTCCTTGACACATAGCATGTAATGCCTTCTGCTGATTTCCTAGAGCTCAACGGGTTACTGTCACTCTGTCTGGTGCTACTGCCTGTTGCTTCCGTCTGGTAATTCCAGCACTCCAGTGCATTGTTACGGTTTGCGATTTTTCTATTTTCCATCTGCACTGAGACCCCAAACTCACCCAATCTTTCAGGTGCTAAATTCAGCCATCCAATGAGTTCAGAAAATTTCTATTGTGTGTGCTTCTCTGTCTCATTCGTTGTACTTTGTTTCCACACTTCCCTTGAATTGTTCTTAGCATCGCATTCGCTCTGACTATGTGATCTTAGCGATAGCCAAAAGAGAAACTCGGCAAATACAGGATATAAAAGCCACATGGAAGTTGAAAAACCATAGTAATTTGTCAAGCATGGTCAATCAGACATGTTCATTAGAATGACTCCACATTGttcatttgatatgcttttatcTATGATCCTTGAATGGGTTCCACGATCAACAATTATGTTATCCATATATCCATACAAATGATACAAGATTATACATAATTCGGAGTAAAATCATAACACGAACAGTGAGCTCACAGGTATGTCACATTATAATGTCTTTTGTTCACATTTCACAGCTAAAGCGACACTTAAAACTGACTGGGGGGACTACTAAttgctaaccaaaacaaatgccaTTACTCAAGCAACATATTGTTCATAATTACATAATTTAGTCATTGGTACAATTATTGTGCCCATGATTGCATCTAGAACGTATCATCAGGGTGAACTCACTCTGTGCCACAGTTTTACCTTGCATAGCATACACTAGTCCACCATTCAGTGAGCATGCTTTCCATCGAGCTTGTCAACAATTTCAACTATAGAAGGTCTCTTCTTCTGATCGatatccacacattttagcccagTTTCAATGCATGTTTTTACTTGCTGGAGGCTGTCTGCATCTAGTGATGAGTACTTGGATGCTATGTGCTCATCTGTCCATGTTTGACGAACCTGCAGGATTAAAATTATGAGCCTAAGTGATATTATACAAACAAAACTAAAATAAGCATCTAAAAATATATTTCGGTCTTCAAATGCACTAGTAATATATATGTGGCCCTTGCCTGATCTACAAAGTCCCTTCCAGACATGTCTTTGTCATGCGAAGAGTTCTTCTGTCCAGTTGTGATCTCCATGATTAGTACGCCTAAGCTGTATATGTCAGACCGGGTTGAGATTTCTCCTCTGTACAGATATTCTGGAGCCATATACCCTCTGGAAAGCATGAACATCAATGTTGTTACAAAGATCATGGGAGACACAAACGCAAAGCAATAAGGAAACAAAACAATGATCTGACAGAATTGTTACTGGACTGACTTTGCTCCCACAACATTTATTGTGTTTATTCGGGTTTGTTCTTCACCAAAGAGTCTTGACAGGCCGAAATCCGCAATTTTTGGCACCATGTTATCATCCAACAATATGTTGGCAGGCTGAAGGTCCAGATGAACAATAGGCCTATCCGTTCCCTTATGTAGAAAATATAAACCCTGGCAGATGCCCTTGA
This sequence is a window from Miscanthus floridulus cultivar M001 chromosome 10, ASM1932011v1, whole genome shotgun sequence. Protein-coding genes within it:
- the LOC136488859 gene encoding uncharacterized protein, with amino-acid sequence MYLRCLTGDRPHQWLRWLPWAEYIYNTAFQSALKTTPFQLVYGREPPSIRSYEPGETRVAAVAKTMAERDEMLTDARARLEQAQDVYKRFYNKHHRDVHYSVGDWV
- the LOC136486754 gene encoding cysteine-rich receptor-like protein kinase 25; translation: MATGASGDGKPSLLSTLPKQLPADFLKEITDGFSAGRKLGQGAFGTVYKGFLQDGQAIAVKKLSDNSPVAAEKQFKNEVGNLMAIQHDNIVRLYGYCHEAQKKVIEHNGRYILVDVVESMLCYEYAPNGNLDKLIFDMSSRPPWATCFKIIKGICQGLYFLHKGTDRPIVHLDLQPANILLDDNMVPKIADFGLSRLFGEEQTRINTINVVGAKGYMAPEYLYRGEISTRSDIYSLGVLIMEITTGQKNSSHDKDMSGRDFVDQVRQTWTDEHIASKYSSLDADSLQQVKTCIETGLKCVDIDQKKRPSIVEIVDKLDGKHAH